The genomic interval GAAACATTtggttttaacaaaaataaataaagcagcTACATATTTTTAACATTCGGACACGCACTGGATTGTTCAAGAttagaattttaataaacagacgttatatttttatattataacaatATAATATCGTGAACTTAAATATAGATATTAAACTTCGCCAAATATTTTCCTGTGCCTCTTGCGTATTTAAATGTTATTTCAACATTTTTGCTACTCGATGACGAGTTAAATGTCCTTTGGAAATAAAGGATGAAGCTTTGAAATTCTCTATTGTAATCGATCATGTTTGTCAATCTCCTGACATTAACTTTTGAAGCCTTTTACAACTGTATAATTGTTTGTTTGATGTTTCAGagcaaattgaattttaaatcgTTGAAGTTGCGCGCTAGCAGGAAATGTTGAAGATACTCTTGGTTTCGACAAATAAGAAGATTGATTTGTTTAAACATCCTGTTGCAGTTACATTTAGACTGTCAAATATTATGTAGTGAAGCAATTTTAAATGCCTCAGTAAGACTTCCATTTAATTTGCTGGTAGATTGTGATCTATATTTGCAGAAGGTCTacaatatataaatttaatgTTGCAAAGTTCTTGGCTAACTTTCGTTGTTACCCTTAACAATATGACAATTTAATTCTAAATACAACATATTGTGAGTTTGGTTAAGGTGCACATCCACGAATACAACACCAGTGCTATCTTAGAACAACGGGAAACCAGCGTCCAACACTAAGCTTCCGGGAGAATACATCAACGAATGGGTGTAAACGGTGGATCTTGTTCCACCGAGCGAAATCGAGCATAGACTGTTCGTTCTCGCGTAAAAGCATATAGTGTACAAGGCCATTTCCAATTCGGGCATGGTGCCCACGAATATTGTCTCGTTTTGTTTCACGATTCCGTCCATTGCAAAGTTCAGTTTCAGTAGAGAGGCAGTctgaaaaaaataaattacaataacgTATAAAATCAGTGATAATTTCTACATTCCATTTAATGATATCGTCTTCTCGGTCGCTTACAGTTCCAAGTTTCAGTTGGTCCACGTAGCTCATGTAATCGATACGCCTCGAGGACTCTTTGTTCGCAAAGTACAGCCAATCTCGTACGCCTACGAACTCTTGGTCATACTTCTCCGACTCGAAAATCTGTTCGAATCCGCACGTGCTTCCGCCGTAGATCGTGAACCAGATGCGTCGAAGCACGTCCTTTCTTTCGAAATCATCGGGACCGATAAACTTTCGATCGCTTAGCCACTTCATAGCCTTCGCCATCACGGACGTATTCAGGTAAGTGTCTATCAAAAGGTTCTCGTGCTCTCGTATCTCCTGCGTGAGATTCACCTGATCCCGAAAGTCGGGCCCGTGCTTATCATACAAAGTATGCGTTATGTGAATCGAAGGGTAGTTCAACAGAATCGGATCTATCTGGAACAATCTGTAAAGTCAAGTTCAATATGTGTCACCGGATATTCGAAACGGTAAACGGCATACATAATTaccaaactgcggatctttatgcgaaataaaatttgtttgcattcgTTGCAAGCCGTAGGAACCAAGTAGGAATTTATTTATCTCTACTGTGTTTTTGTTAAGTTTGTAAAAGGTGTATTAATATTCCTTTAATCTTTCCATCGTATGAAATTCCATTCACCTAGTTATTTctataaatacataaagatccgcagtttaaataattaatttgacttaCGGGTTTTTAGCTTCGTTGGTCGCGTTGGGCGACGTGGAACGTATCTGTAAATCCAGCTGGATGTATTTGGATATGTCAAGCGACATGGCGAACAGCTGTTCCGTTATGTTGAAGATGTCGTTGTCAGAAATGTTGAAGAAAGAATTGTTGACGATGCAGGGGCCAGCGGGTGAGTTAGTTTTGTTTGTTGCTGTTTGATTAGACTGCGTTGCGTGCTGACGATCATAatgatggtgatgatgatgatgatggtgatgTACAATGGTTTGTTCGATTGTACTGGTTCCAGTAGAAGCAGTATCACCACCGCCATTAACAGTAGCACTCGGTTGATTAGTGCCACCGTGAGTATTGCTCCCTGGAGGATGCGTTTGGCTTGGGGCTTTCGGTTGGTTGCTGTCAATGTGAGGATTGCTCCATGGACCGTAATGTGTACTGCTATTGCTACCTACGATATAAGTATATTTGTTACAGTATTtcataatattttgttttattaatgtGTAATGTCTGTCGAGTATACCTTGATCCGAGTGTGTCTCTGTTGGCGCAGACGGTTCATAATGTGATGTACCTTGTTTCGATTTTGTTACAGTCCCTGTTTTGTTATCTGGTTTTCCTGCTAGAAAATTGAAAGATATTCAGGCTTATGATTTAAGCAATGAATTCTCTATTTCAAATGCATAGAATTTACCTGGTCGCGTAGCTCCACTACGTTCAGAATTCAAGAAATCTGTATTAGAGTTTTTACTTTTCTGATGCTGGGTATGATTACCTAAGATTGGGAAGAACGGTTAAAGTCTTTAATAGATTACATAATAACTAcataatagtataatataccagaTGACGTTTTGCCCTTGGGGGTCCCAGAGCTAGTAGGTTTAGGAGGTTTATGTACCGGTGTAGATCTTTGAAAAAAGGGATTGTTATGGATTAAAGAACCAAGATCACTATAGGGAGAAATATTGGAGCCATGAGAACTCTTGGTACTATGAGATCTACTACCTTTTGAACCTTTTGAACCACCATGAGAATTAGGTTTGTGACGGGATTTCCTTGCAGCAATAGTATCTACAGAAAATAATACTCATCATGTTGGTACGTGATAAAAACGGTACTGTTTGTACTTACCAATGGCAGCGAGGAtgagaagtaaaaataaaaatgtctggaATCTCATAGTTACTAGACGGAATGCGCGTATCAGGATCGTGTACGTGCACTTTAAATTATCAATCTACAATTGCACAACTAAGAAGAATGTTATCGTCACAGTTTTCTCTGAAGTCATAATGTGTACATTTTCAGAACACGGGGTCACCGTTGATGACCTTGTAAAAATATCGTTCTGTGTAATCATAAAAACGTAATTCATAATAAATCGTGTTTATTCAAAGCAACAACCTTCACCAGTATATGGATACAAACTATGAAATATGTAACAAATGTTTAGaatgtttttaaaaacattgaaaattgaTCCCTTACTTTTATCGGAACCAATTCACAGTGCAAACCTTCACCTGTATACTCTACAGACCTTTAAAAGTATAAATTAGTATTAACACAGCCAGCcaaatttatgaaaatactGAAATCTGTAATGTGCATGTACAAAATTTATTCTTCTTTCGCGATATATCTGTCCAAAATTTTTTCACTGGGGTAGTCTGGAACTGACAACTGACGGAATCCTTCATCGTCCACAAAGCAAATCTCATGACCATCCTAAAATATTTGATTACACAATCAGAACTTGGTTTTGATAGATCAAATGTAACGTTTAAGAGCATGTAACTGTACTTACTGGATCTGCGAGGATGATAACCCTAACAGAAGCCTTCCCTGGTGTATCTAAAGTGATCAAGTCtgttaaaatttcatttccagAGTCCTTGATCCTCCTCTGAATTTCTGGCTGCTCCTCATGCGGAACAGAGAATGCTATACGCCCATAGGCTTTAGCATGATCAACCTTCATCCCTAAAAGCACAAGATGAATTGTATTCTTTCCGCTCATAGTGCATCCATTATAAAAACTTATCTCAAAAGTCTTACCAATATCTTGGAATTCAAGTTTAGCTTGATCATCCCCATAGCCTAACAATACGCTTTTATCTGTTTGACTGAATACCTTCAATTCCAGAATATCTTTCCAGTATGCAACAGTCTTTTGAAGATTAGAGCTGGACAAAGTTACCTTCTCTACTGGatctataatttaaaaattgattatgcATAAATATGGAAAATGCTTAAGGTTTTTCTTTATACCTTTATCCTTAGGTTGCAGCTCGTTAATGAGATAGTACTTGTATCCACCCGGTGCTTCCAGAACAAATTTTCCATCCTCTTCGCTTAAAGGCCACCCATTCGAACGTGCTCTTTCGATAGCTTCTTTCGATTTAATTGTTATTCCACGAAAATCGTTGCCGCTCTCGTATTCCTTGATTCCATAATTATAGGTCAGCTCTATCACAAAATGAGAATCCTCTggaccatatcctatcattgTTTTGCTCCATCGATTTGCGTACGGTCTACAAGTGTATACAAAATAGTATGAACATACATAGTATTGGATTGATTTATAATTCTAGGGATTAAAATAGAATAGTTACGAACCCGTTGCAGGCGGCATCGCAACCATCAGCAAATTCTTCGTGCCGTAACACctgtaaaaatattcttcacTACTGTATGCCGATTACAATGATATTCTATGTACATATATGCCGACTAACCTTCATTCCAAGAATTTCTCGATAAAATTTCATCGTCGATTTCCGATTCGGAATTTTGAACACAAAATGCAGAGCTCGTCCGGTGACCATTTTTAACAAACCTATTGTTAAGCCTTATTTGTTAATAGATTAGGTCGAACAAAATTTATACAGTTGCAGATCGAATGCAATAGCTACAAACACTGAGCTACACCCACTAATGCCACTATGTGAGTAATAATAGTTATCACTCAAGATCGCTGACTAGACGTTTTTATGGAATTCCCACCGGCAGCTGTCACGGAGCAATTAATCCAAGGCGACTCGACAATTCCTTATATACCCTGATTTTttagtttattattatttagatACATCATATCACcttgttcaatttttaaataaaggaAGCATTATCTACGCCATTATTTATTGGACTTTAAAGATTAATGGTATTTAAAGTTATATATTCTGAACGCCAatttatgtaaaaataaaagaagagaAAATAATGCCATTACGATAAAGTGTTTGTCCCTTTAGTGCGATCACtttaattaaataaagattGTGCATTAATAATCACTGAGAGCTAAATTTTTAATTAGTATTTAATTGAATCCTTTATCAATCTTTATGACACTTGAAATTGATTTAATCATCAAATTTCTCATAGAAATTTATAACTATAATTATAGAAAGTATTTCTTTTAGCATTCAATCTACTAATAaaagatatttaaaatactaggGAGATTAATAATGAATGAACCATTTACTAATTTAATTCGTAAATCCTGAAAATAGCGGCACACGAATGATTTTTGCTGAAATCTACCGGTAGGTAGCCCTGACCTTGAAATCCAggaaactattttattttagtgtccccggtatagtgctgccccctagtctaatttttagcctggaccagaacctgcatcatctttttagcctgaacCAGAACCTGTATCATCTTAACTGCATCATttgcagcggattccaaataatgccagagtggatactACTtgtatgttaaaagaggctcttctatgtaacctctgatccagcctaaaagatgatgcaggttcggGTCCAGgttaaaaagttgatgcaggttctgttccaggctaaaaagatgatgcaggttctgttccaggctaaaaagatgatgcaggttctgttccaggctaaaaatatgatgcagaaaagtgtgGACACtgaaaccccgagcgtgagcactctcattcctctctggcaTTATGTTCTTCTACTTTCGACGAATCGACTAGATGATTCACTCACgatgaaacagtgaaaaatgAACCTGTCTAAATGCCGGCAAACTCTGAGCCCGTCCAAACAAATGAACGgtgttcattttcattttgagAAATCAAATTCGATCACTGAAGAAGTATAAATACTCCGGCTTTCGTCTTCCACATTCACTATGGATGACTCACCACGACGTGCATATACATCCAAAGTGAACAAGTATAAATTCGCTTTAAGTTTTCCCAGTCCGTGTATAATGAAGCATGCAAATGTCCGTTTGATTATAATACAAAAATTCCGAATTTTTCAGACAGTTGGTTTCTCGAATGTTCGTTCTCTGCGACAACGTTCGAACGGTGGACATCGCAGGCGTTATGGCACCGCGTGAACCATTAGCGTACCTCCGGCAATTATCGTATCGCTGGGCAACGGGGAGGATCGTGCCTCGGCAACTTCGGGTACAGGTTCGCCAGATGGCACGAGCACGGTCACCTGTTTACCTGGATTTCTACCTGAAGGGATTCCACATCAGGGACCGTCGGCGCCGACCAATGGCTGCGCCGACCCTGGGCCCCACTCGCCCCCTTCTTCTGTGCGTCACTTGCCGCCTGACTCGAGTACAACAGGCTCTACGTAGTTCAGAATTTCATCGGCTGCCTGCCGAAACCGATTTCCAGCAGCTATCTCTCGCTGCTTTCCCAGTAATTATCGCGCGTCGACGTATAGTGCACCCGTAGTGTACCGATTCCTCGTGCGAGTGCTGCATTGCCGGTCGAGAGAGCGTGATCAAGGTGAGCAATTCCAGGACACATCGGATCGGCGATCCCTGAATCATCGAACTCCTACGTGTACTCCGCGCAAACAGGATCGTCGAAtcgaatcggatcggatcggatcgggcAAGAGGAAGTTTCCCAGCGGCCAACTAAGGACATTCCGATCGGTGCTCGATCCGATTCGGGTTCTCGAGGACGTTCGGTATTTCGTGGGCGTGTTTCCCCGACCCCCCTGCTCGCCTCTAGTCGCCAGCATTTTTCCTCTAAGGTCGCGCGACTGCTCGTCGCCATCTAAAAGGAAATCCGTCGACTAGCTTCTTGCGATCTTTCCTGCGTCTCTCAGATTTTCCGACACGGTTCCCGAGCGGCTCTTTCTTCGAGAAAACGTTTGCAAACGGTCCGAAGCTGCCCGGCAGGTTTGGGAAACTTTCGGGTGCGACGGGCTGACGTATCCTCGCCAGCCTGTTCCGTGCACGAACGTGATCGCATGGCGCTTGGCGGACGTTTATTTGGATTCTCAGTTCCGGAATCTATCCGTGGAATCCGACGAACGTCCCAGCCAGTTGAATATGGCGAGGCGGTTCATCGGTGAAGCAGCTCAGCTCACCTTGTGCATCGCTTTCGTGGAAGGAATATCTGTACGGCTCGATTGTCCTCGAAACTGCAGCGGGATTTGTATACATGCGATTTTAGAGAGAACGAATTTACCTTCTGAACGTCTATTTCGATCCTTCGACAACGGGGCCAGGGTCCGTTCGGTCACAGAGTACCAAAACCGTCGTTTCATTTTCTCAATTTCAAAAGAATCGGCAAGAAATGCCTTTGAAACTGTGTTTAGGGTTACACATCTAATTCCTGAACTTGCAAACGATTTACTCCATTACATGTTCAATCTTcccattattcaaaattttgatTCACTTGTCCGAGGAAAATATTAGGATATTAAGAAAATCTGATAAATAAAAGCCGACTTAAAATTTTTCTCAATCACTAGATTCACTAGATTCTGATAATTAGTTGGGTACAGTCTTGCGTTTTTAGCACAATTCGCAGTTTGAAGCGTCCCAGTACATTCTGCTCTAGATTAGGCTCCCACATAACCAGCGAACTGTTAATTGTTTCcttctttgttgtttttaatcgAAAAAGAAACGCGTGTCTTGTAATTCCAGGAGATTAATGCCGATTAATCGTGTGCACGTATTCGGCGATCGACGTCCGTGTGAAAAGGTCGCAGCATGGGCACGGTTCACCGCGGTCGCATACAAATATTCGCGTGATGATACAAAAAAGCGTCcatgaaatattttaagaacAGTTAAGTCGTTATGCTGCTAGacggagacgcagggcacgcagacttctctctctctctctctctctctctctctctctctctctctcgtatacCTTTGAACGTTTATCAGCAGTTGCAGATTAGCCTGCATTTTTGCGTCCTCATTGGCGCTGGCTGACTGCGAAACAATGACGACGATAAGCGACGCGAATAGGAAGGCACCAATGTTTTTATTATGTTCTTTTCGCTGGTCGAGTGGACCGACGGAAAAATATCGAACTTCGAAATTGAATTTTGAGAATCGCGATTgaatttgtgcatttatgaaaaaaaaaaaatgatttgctGAAATTAGAAATGCTTGGGAACGATTAAAAGAGTTCGAGTGTGTCGATACGTTAGCTGTACGAATTAATTTATGGCTGTCACAGTTAATCAATCGTCACTTTGTTTTGAATTCAGATCTCCCAACCACCACGTTAAAGATTCATCAATCATTTGTGAGATGGAGTAGACGCATAGAAAGCGATGCAAATTGATTTTCGAGAGTAGAAAGCATTTTAATTGTTTGTAAATGATCGGTAGATTCGCGGGAGGAATATCTACGAATGAATTTGTTTCATCGAAGAAAATAGGAAAATTCAATGTGGCTTCTGTGGCTACTTGCAATTTTTGGAGTAGTATGGTAAACTGCGGTAAGGAATAgtcaaatagaaaatagaaaatatttttatagtattATGCTTCACACATGCCAAAATGCACAGACCAGATTTTTCTTTGAATTCATCTCGAAAAACATTAATAATATCGATAGCTGATAATTATTCCCAGCTGAGAGGCACGagcatatttaattttattatcgagCATCGAAAGTCCATCATGTTTTTAATACATCAAATACGTTTGAATGTACTTGATTCGCACAATTTTAATTTGTGTCTTAAAATAGTTTCTGACAAGAGAAGTTCCTGTCAATCGCCGCAGGTTTTCAGAAATCTATCCTAATCAGATTTCAGATTGAGTCACCCTACGTAGCGTGGCTAGTATTTCTTATCTGCGATTTGATGTTTCGTCAAACAAAGATGAAAATCTCAATTTAGATTCGAAATTGCTTGTAGGGAGTGCTAGCATTTCGACAGTGATCGTAAATGTGATTTGAAACAAGGCtaaaaaattgtaacagattcGGTAAAATTGGAATGAAATCGACACTGATGTGGTTCCTATTTTCTTATCAGTATAAGATTATTTTCGGAGTAATCAGTTCAATCGCAGGTTACGGTAGTATCGCTCGACTCGATCGTCGATGTAAACTTCAATTTTATTGTGCAATTCGCCTCATGCTGATAGCTTAACGCGATTCCtattaaaatacaataataGAGACAATAATAGAAGTTGCGCGTTGCACAATTGCTTAGTGACAGtgtcaataattttttcaattacattatattatatattacatttcaattattttttatttaatcgtCCAAGCTCCTGGTACCTGGCTTATTTTCACAAGCATTTTTCGGAGCAGTTGACAAACTTATTTTCttcttaatattaaataatttgctGATATGCAACAACACTTCTTCTCACAGACTCGCATCTTTCGCGCAAAACTACTCAGTTTCCGTGTTGCACGGTTAATTAATGTTAATTCGATTCGTGATAATGCATGAAGTATTTTTCTTGATGTCACCGTTGAATGTGGCATAAGAGTTAAGCATACTCGCGCGACACGACAAAcaactaaaaaagaaaaacatttaaCAAAGTTCAAAAATATTCTGTCGCTCACAATACAACGCTCGCTTATAGTTCAGGCGAAACAGAAGATGTAAAACATCGGAGTTTGTTGTAactgaattattttttaatttttgatgtGAAAAATTTGATAACTTTCCAAGCCATTGGAAAGctgaattaatttatttgattgAAGAGCTTTGCAAAAATTTGAAACCGAAAACAGATGATCAAGTATTTCCGAGCGACATTGTATGCGAGCAATTAACTATTGTGTGTACGGCATTGTGTATATCGTTTAAGTATCAGCGTCGGTCGTGCCTCGTGTGGTCACACgcattaatattaatacaatgCCAGAAGTATATGGGTAAGCCGTACACACATTCTGTCGTCACCACTATAATTCCACAATATACCGGGTGTTCACAAAGTGGAGACTCGCGTAAGAAATACTTGCTTCAGTCGGATATCAAGAGCTCAAGTAATTGAAAAATTGTGTATAGGTTAAGGggcccagttactgtgggggtaccaatcactgtgcctatacttatttttaaagtaatattaaaaaggagatacaTAAAATATTAACTGACTTTAATGAAaggaatttaatatctctttcttaatattcgttattaaaatgagtataattaatataggcacagtaattgggtcccttacccaacTGTTCGTTAGAGATGCAGCATACCGTACAGATCGGAAAAGGCTTAATCGAAAGAGGTTGACGCGCATGGCTTGATTATGATTATTGTTTACAACGGTATCTTCGATATTTGCTTTTGACGAGCGCAATAAAAATGCGATATCTAAAGTGTATCATAAACATTCCTTTATTTTCTAAGTCGTAATCTGTATTGTGATATATTACGTTTTATCTGTGTGTCTATAGCGCATCAACTGTATGTCACTGCACACCTAGAGTCGTCGTAGACTGTCGTGGAAATTAATTCATTCACAATTAAGCTTCCACTTTTCGTGCCGTTTGCTTTATTGTAAAACTACACTCGATTTTTGCTAACCAGTTTTCGCGTGATTAGGGGCCCGGGATattcacgtgactttttaattaataatttccattcacagccttcggaCACAGTTTTTTCCCCTATTTTGGTCGGTAATGtcgtcactctaccttatcgcgaatctacgaagaccgggctaatattttgaattttcgtGCGGGCTCGTTTCGTTGCGCAATAGCAAGGTCAGTGTCCATTCGAATGATCTATTTTTGCGCGACAGAAACCTGGTGCATGCTTCCACATCGGT from Halictus rubicundus isolate RS-2024b chromosome 2, iyHalRubi1_principal, whole genome shotgun sequence carries:
- the LOC143365835 gene encoding glyoxalase domain-containing protein 4; the protein is MVTGRALHFVFKIPNRKSTMKFYREILGMKVLRHEEFADGCDAACNGPYANRWSKTMIGYGPEDSHFVIELTYNYGIKEYESGNDFRGITIKSKEAIERARSNGWPLSEEDGKFVLEAPGGYKYYLINELQPKDKDPVEKVTLSSSNLQKTVAYWKDILELKVFSQTDKSVLLGYGDDQAKLEFQDIGMKVDHAKAYGRIAFSVPHEEQPEIQRRIKDSGNEILTDLITLDTPGKASVRVIILADPDGHEICFVDDEGFRQLSVPDYPSEKILDRYIAKEE
- the LOC143365821 gene encoding endoribonuclease Arlr: MRFQTFLFLLLILAAIDTIAARKSRHKPNSHGGSKGSKGNHTQHQKSKNSNTDFLNSERSGATRPAGKPDNKTGTVTKSKQGTSHYEPSAPTETHSDQGSNSSTHYGPWSNPHIDSNQPKAPSQTHPPGSNTHGGTNQPSATVNGGGDTASTGTSTIEQTIVHHHHHHHHHHYDRQHATQSNQTATNKTNSPAGPCIVNNSFFNISDNDIFNITEQLFAMSLDISKYIQLDLQIRSTSPNATNEAKNPLFQIDPILLNYPSIHITHTLYDKHGPDFRDQVNLTQEIREHENLLIDTYLNTSVMAKAMKWLSDRKFIGPDDFERKDVLRRIWFTIYGGSTCGFEQIFESEKYDQEFVGVRDWLYFANKESSRRIDYMSYVDQLKLGTTASLLKLNFAMDGIVKQNETIFVGTMPELEMALYTICFYARTNSLCSISLGGTRSTVYTHSLMYSPGSLVLDAGFPLF